In a genomic window of Feifania hominis:
- a CDS encoding ABC transporter substrate-binding protein, with amino-acid sequence MKKTLSILLALVLVIGLFAGCGPKQSGEPQGGVSGNSAEDTVRIGIVLSVDSFEPMTAIQREEQYILANVFDTLLELKDGEYVGELAETFEPNEDGTVVTVKLREDVTFHNGEKLTTKDIAYTYDHMKDYSFYANDATYYDHTEIIDEYNCKIYATAPNPLFMMTLATVDIVNEKAITELGADHRFSPVGTGPYKFVSYDGFNNVMLEANEDYFGGVPEIKHLNYRIFGDEQTMTMALEADEVDMLSFVQPANAIRFEGNSKYNVTWKAADGVKLILFNTTQAPFDKKEVRQAISYAIDREAITLIVGEGKGKAWDAFYSEKMAGAPDYDALPHYTYDLEKAKELMAQAGYPDGFTLEEPVRVIQTEEKMAVTLQQQLSQIGINFEVEVVEANTLFNNYLFVLNFNMMPFSLSTEIHDMAYVAQYYDGLSQMPDMTGYKSDEVKALSQQAKETTDLAERKALYTQIFTIAYEDLPICPVMASEVAQISKVGLIDDEKVSTEIWGTNLHWEK; translated from the coding sequence ATGAAAAAAACACTCAGTATTCTGCTGGCTCTCGTTCTGGTCATCGGCCTGTTCGCAGGCTGCGGCCCCAAGCAAAGTGGAGAACCGCAGGGCGGTGTCTCGGGCAATTCTGCCGAGGATACCGTGCGAATTGGAATTGTTCTCTCGGTTGACTCATTCGAGCCCATGACGGCTATTCAGCGCGAAGAGCAGTACATTCTCGCCAACGTGTTTGACACGCTGCTTGAGCTCAAGGACGGCGAGTATGTCGGCGAGTTGGCCGAAACCTTTGAGCCCAACGAAGACGGCACCGTGGTCACCGTGAAGCTCCGCGAGGACGTCACGTTCCACAATGGTGAGAAGCTCACCACAAAGGATATCGCCTATACCTACGACCACATGAAAGATTACTCTTTCTACGCCAATGACGCCACCTACTACGATCACACCGAGATCATTGACGAGTACAACTGCAAGATCTATGCGACGGCTCCGAACCCGCTGTTTATGATGACGCTTGCCACCGTTGACATTGTCAACGAAAAGGCCATCACCGAGCTCGGTGCCGATCACAGATTCAGCCCTGTCGGCACAGGCCCCTACAAGTTTGTCAGCTATGACGGCTTTAACAATGTCATGCTTGAAGCCAACGAGGATTATTTTGGCGGCGTGCCGGAAATCAAGCACCTCAACTACCGCATCTTCGGCGACGAGCAGACCATGACCATGGCGCTGGAGGCCGACGAGGTCGATATGCTCTCGTTTGTACAGCCGGCCAATGCCATCCGTTTCGAGGGCAACTCGAAGTATAACGTCACCTGGAAAGCTGCCGACGGTGTGAAGCTCATTCTCTTCAACACCACCCAGGCTCCCTTTGATAAGAAAGAAGTCCGCCAGGCTATCAGCTATGCCATCGACCGCGAAGCGATCACCCTGATCGTCGGTGAGGGCAAAGGCAAGGCGTGGGATGCTTTCTACTCTGAGAAAATGGCCGGCGCGCCGGATTACGACGCTCTCCCCCATTACACCTATGATCTGGAAAAGGCCAAAGAACTCATGGCGCAGGCCGGCTATCCCGATGGTTTCACCCTGGAAGAGCCGGTGCGTGTCATTCAGACCGAAGAAAAAATGGCCGTCACTCTGCAGCAGCAGCTCAGCCAGATTGGCATCAACTTTGAGGTCGAGGTCGTCGAGGCCAACACCCTGTTCAACAACTACCTGTTTGTGCTCAATTTCAACATGATGCCTTTCAGCCTGTCCACCGAAATCCACGACATGGCCTATGTCGCACAGTACTATGACGGTCTGAGCCAGATGCCCGATATGACCGGCTATAAGAGCGATGAGGTTAAAGCTCTGTCTCAGCAGGCCAAGGAGACGACCGATCTCGCCGAGAGAAAAGCGCTCTATACGCAGATCTTCACCATTGCCTATGAGGATCTGCCCATCTGCCCGGTCATGGCTTCGGAAGTCGCTCAGATCTCCAAAGTTGGTCTTATTGACGACGAAAAGGTCTCCACAGAAATCTGGGGTACCAATCTGCACTGGGAAAAATAA
- a CDS encoding DUF4179 domain-containing protein, which translates to MKLTDMMDHLDARLLADIEIDVRESIDTAAVQRLVTRRITARPARRRGFRALLIAAAIVLVMGVTVAATDGAILRHFFGGRLGGLSGEVQPVGESVSAAGVTMTLEAAVNDGSGTLLLFTLRNDDGTPFDENTTVGRARITGAADSYVSTTHTELSQDRRTLYCYLSCSAAGDQTLPDREILFTVDGLVKETRGTQRAEVDLGELYRRTQGRGLVGSVFSLPYGEEPYRVFGAPPADLAVVDPVPEYRLDAVGFIGNELVIVSSLRTREYGGSTVDSVRLTDRVSGGEIASTGATRTSRTDMELLLSVENFALSRGELDRLSELEMELSYTQREVVKSQSWSVSFRPVAGENNVELKPDRAFADSQTSGVIERVTLSPLGVYVDGTFEGELDCWMQDEAFGYFDDMGDFVPFTQFAYSGPQEGTFSLRCTLAGEYGMEPIDVSSVRALRLFGQVLEMPS; encoded by the coding sequence ATGAAACTGACGGATATGATGGATCATCTCGATGCCCGGCTGCTCGCCGACATCGAGATTGATGTGCGCGAGTCCATCGACACGGCCGCCGTGCAGCGGCTGGTCACCCGGAGGATCACAGCCCGGCCGGCCCGCCGCAGAGGCTTTCGGGCTCTGCTCATCGCAGCCGCAATCGTCCTTGTCATGGGAGTGACGGTCGCGGCCACCGACGGGGCCATACTGCGGCACTTTTTCGGCGGCCGTCTCGGCGGGCTCAGCGGCGAGGTACAGCCGGTCGGGGAGAGTGTGAGTGCCGCCGGTGTCACCATGACGCTCGAGGCGGCAGTCAACGACGGTTCGGGCACGCTGCTTCTGTTCACGCTGCGAAACGACGATGGAACCCCCTTTGATGAGAACACCACAGTCGGCAGAGCCCGCATCACAGGCGCCGCAGACAGCTATGTCTCGACGACTCACACCGAGCTGTCGCAGGACCGGCGAACACTCTACTGCTACCTGTCCTGCTCTGCGGCGGGGGATCAAACTCTGCCCGACCGGGAAATTCTGTTCACCGTGGATGGGCTTGTAAAGGAGACCAGGGGGACGCAGCGCGCCGAAGTTGACCTCGGTGAACTCTACCGCAGAACGCAGGGCCGCGGGCTTGTCGGCAGTGTCTTCAGTCTGCCTTATGGGGAGGAGCCCTACCGCGTATTCGGCGCCCCACCCGCCGATCTTGCCGTGGTCGATCCGGTGCCGGAGTACCGCCTTGATGCGGTTGGCTTCATCGGCAATGAGCTTGTGATTGTCTCATCTCTGCGCACCCGGGAATACGGGGGGAGCACGGTCGACTCCGTCCGTCTGACCGATCGCGTGAGCGGCGGGGAAATTGCTTCCACCGGCGCCACCAGAACGAGCCGAACCGATATGGAGCTGCTGCTCTCGGTGGAGAACTTTGCGCTGTCCCGCGGGGAACTTGACCGGCTCAGTGAACTGGAGATGGAGCTCTCCTACACGCAGCGGGAGGTTGTAAAGAGCCAGAGTTGGTCGGTCTCGTTTCGTCCGGTGGCCGGTGAGAACAATGTGGAGCTGAAGCCGGATCGTGCTTTCGCTGACAGTCAGACCTCGGGAGTGATTGAACGGGTGACGCTCTCGCCGCTCGGCGTCTACGTCGACGGGACCTTTGAGGGGGAGCTCGACTGCTGGATGCAGGACGAAGCGTTCGGCTACTTCGACGATATGGGCGACTTTGTGCCGTTTACACAGTTTGCCTACTCCGGCCCGCAGGAGGGGACGTTCTCCCTGCGCTGCACGCTTGCGGGCGAGTACGGCATGGAGCCGATTGACGTTTCGTCCGTGCGGGCGCTGCGCCTGTTTGGACAGGTGCTGGAAATGCCGTCGTGA
- a CDS encoding helix-turn-helix domain-containing protein gives MKLPQQIMGKCDISLLPHPLLRGDISHYRVALPAASRRFSEQITIVPDASGCLVLSAFPNRLVCAFWGPMTRAVPVCNDFANTPRLFVEFLPGGLHRLTGVDASALTDVRAPLGLLDAAMEREIGELFETCGEPLLFFGGLDRLFLRRLSAVRADEPGLALARLLRDGPIRSRRELAEQTHYSERHLDRLLRPSLGLTAKGFSRIRRINRAVLAIQRGALPLTELAQQMGYYDQAHFGHDFKAVCGVSPGEYRRIMSGFYNERLKFSSILDTIGE, from the coding sequence GTGAAACTGCCACAGCAGATTATGGGAAAATGCGACATCAGTCTGCTGCCGCATCCGCTGCTGCGCGGGGACATCTCCCACTACCGCGTTGCACTTCCCGCGGCTTCCCGCCGGTTTTCAGAGCAGATTACCATTGTGCCGGACGCGAGCGGCTGCCTTGTTTTATCGGCTTTTCCGAACCGGCTTGTGTGTGCCTTTTGGGGGCCGATGACGCGCGCGGTACCGGTGTGCAACGACTTTGCAAACACACCGCGCCTGTTTGTCGAATTTCTGCCGGGTGGGCTGCACCGTCTGACCGGTGTTGACGCCTCGGCGCTCACCGACGTGCGCGCCCCGCTCGGGCTTCTCGATGCGGCAATGGAGAGGGAGATCGGCGAGCTCTTTGAGACCTGCGGTGAGCCGCTTCTCTTTTTCGGAGGTCTCGACAGGTTGTTTCTCAGGCGCCTTTCCGCTGTCCGAGCGGATGAGCCGGGTCTTGCCCTCGCGCGTTTGCTGCGCGACGGGCCCATTCGCTCGCGGCGTGAGCTTGCTGAGCAGACCCACTACAGCGAGCGCCATCTCGACCGGCTTTTGAGGCCGTCTCTCGGCCTCACGGCCAAGGGCTTTTCACGTATTCGCCGCATCAACCGCGCAGTACTCGCCATTCAGAGAGGAGCGCTGCCGCTCACGGAGCTGGCACAGCAGATGGGCTACTACGATCAGGCGCACTTCGGGCACGACTTCAAGGCGGTCTGCGGCGTCAGCCCCGGCGAGTACCGGCGAATCATGTCCGGTTTTTACAATGAACGGCTCAAGTTTTCCTCTATACTGGATACCATCGGTGAGTGA
- the spoIID gene encoding stage II sporulation protein D, whose amino-acid sequence MRGRSRRAILFMPLITLAAGLIFPLFVLFQMGPTRAQAAEKPADDSSGDTAPVISQTAQPVAGTTDGVTIAVYFHEEDEIREVALEEYLVGVVAAEMPAAYHEEALKAQAVAARSYILNKQTELEKNPDRDNGHMGAVVCTNYAHCKAWCSDEECREKWGDSFVKYYTKIASAVAATSGEVMLYDSQPICAVFHAMSSGMTEDSENVWGGELPYLRSVESPGDLEADNFITTVTVPDKELKAKLMEADLGIDFSGHPSEWVTMVNLTDAGNVDTVKIGGVLVPGKKFRSLFSLRSTSFSLSYNSDDKLFTFTVKGYGHDVGMSQTGANYYAKNGMSYRDILTHYYTGVEFGKR is encoded by the coding sequence TTGAGAGGACGAAGCCGCAGGGCTATTTTGTTCATGCCGCTGATCACGCTCGCCGCTGGGCTGATCTTTCCGCTCTTTGTTCTGTTCCAGATGGGCCCCACACGCGCCCAGGCGGCCGAGAAGCCGGCTGACGACTCAAGCGGCGACACAGCCCCGGTCATCAGCCAGACGGCGCAGCCGGTCGCCGGCACGACGGACGGTGTGACCATTGCCGTCTACTTCCACGAGGAGGACGAGATCCGCGAGGTAGCGCTCGAGGAGTATCTGGTCGGCGTCGTCGCAGCCGAGATGCCCGCCGCCTACCACGAGGAGGCGCTCAAAGCTCAGGCTGTAGCCGCGCGCAGCTATATCTTAAACAAGCAGACTGAGCTTGAGAAAAACCCCGACCGTGACAACGGCCACATGGGGGCAGTTGTCTGCACCAATTACGCCCACTGCAAGGCGTGGTGCTCCGATGAGGAGTGCCGCGAAAAGTGGGGCGACTCCTTTGTCAAGTACTACACAAAGATTGCCTCGGCCGTGGCGGCGACAAGCGGCGAAGTCATGCTCTATGACAGCCAGCCCATCTGCGCGGTGTTTCACGCCATGTCGTCCGGCATGACCGAGGACTCGGAGAATGTCTGGGGAGGGGAGCTTCCCTACCTGCGCAGCGTGGAGAGCCCCGGCGATCTCGAGGCGGACAATTTTATCACCACCGTGACCGTACCCGACAAGGAGCTCAAAGCAAAGCTCATGGAGGCCGATCTCGGCATCGACTTCTCGGGGCACCCGAGCGAGTGGGTCACCATGGTCAATCTCACCGACGCGGGAAATGTCGACACGGTCAAGATCGGCGGCGTCCTCGTGCCGGGCAAAAAGTTCCGCTCGCTCTTCTCGCTGCGTTCGACGAGCTTCTCCCTGAGCTACAACTCGGATGACAAGCTCTTTACTTTCACGGTCAAGGGCTATGGCCACGACGTCGGCATGAGCCAGACCGGCGCAAACTACTACGCCAAAAACGGCATGAGCTACCGGGATATCCTGACCCATTACTATACGGGCGTGGAATTCGGAAAAAGGTAA
- a CDS encoding sigma-70 family RNA polymerase sigma factor encodes MDDDRLLERMQCRDEAALAQLIDRYAGYVAAIVRRVLGPGAGREEIEEAVSDIFFALWEAAGRIDRDGTLRYYLAAIARNTAKNRLRKLGRTPEIPLDEDTLEGLSGAQDPLADRLQAQALREAIGEMGPPDSEIFIRRYFYFEKVAEIAQRLGMNPKTVQTRLCRGREKLRIILNRRGEPL; translated from the coding sequence TTGGATGATGACAGACTGCTTGAGCGCATGCAGTGCCGAGACGAGGCGGCGCTTGCCCAGTTGATTGACCGGTACGCCGGCTATGTCGCAGCCATTGTCCGGCGGGTTCTCGGCCCCGGTGCGGGCAGAGAGGAGATTGAAGAGGCGGTCAGCGACATCTTCTTTGCTCTCTGGGAGGCAGCCGGCCGCATTGACCGGGACGGCACGCTTCGGTATTATCTCGCTGCAATTGCGCGAAACACGGCGAAAAACCGTCTTCGCAAGCTGGGCAGAACACCGGAAATCCCCCTTGATGAGGACACGCTCGAGGGACTTTCCGGCGCGCAGGATCCCCTTGCCGACCGCCTGCAGGCGCAGGCGCTGCGCGAGGCCATCGGCGAGATGGGGCCGCCCGACAGCGAGATCTTCATTCGCCGGTACTTCTACTTTGAAAAAGTTGCCGAAATCGCGCAGCGTCTCGGCATGAACCCCAAGACCGTTCAAACCCGTCTCTGCCGCGGGAGAGAGAAGCTGCGAATCATTTTAAACCGGAGAGGAGAGCCGCTATGA
- a CDS encoding M23 family metallopeptidase, translating into MNRKSTDRKSNLVNFFLGKGFYVVLILCVIAVAAGTFAIVRHNFNTAPEIDFDPDPAPPDDEPSNEVVVTVPDVPDTRGEQQTPDPEPEPEPEPEPEPAKPAVTQTDKPAETEKPVEKEPSHFLKPVDGSVTKAYSNGELVYSDTLKEYRVHTGVDLGGSVGDKVRASADGTVDDIYFDELMGNTVVIKHEGGILSVYRNLGEELTADVVKGEKIKAGTVIGGIGKSALAESAEAPHIHFEMLKDGKYLNPEEYFK; encoded by the coding sequence ATGAACAGAAAAAGCACAGATCGCAAGTCAAATCTGGTCAATTTCTTCCTGGGCAAGGGATTCTATGTGGTGCTCATTCTCTGCGTGATCGCCGTGGCGGCAGGCACATTCGCCATTGTCCGCCACAATTTCAACACGGCGCCGGAGATCGACTTTGACCCTGATCCGGCTCCGCCGGACGACGAGCCGTCAAACGAGGTGGTCGTCACCGTGCCGGACGTGCCCGATACCCGCGGCGAACAGCAGACCCCCGACCCGGAGCCTGAACCGGAGCCGGAGCCCGAACCCGAACCGGCAAAGCCCGCCGTAACCCAGACCGACAAGCCCGCTGAGACCGAAAAGCCGGTCGAGAAAGAGCCGAGCCACTTTTTAAAGCCGGTTGACGGCAGTGTAACCAAGGCCTATTCCAATGGGGAGCTCGTCTACTCCGACACACTCAAGGAGTACCGCGTACACACCGGCGTGGATCTCGGCGGCTCGGTCGGCGACAAGGTCCGCGCCTCGGCAGACGGCACGGTGGACGACATCTACTTTGACGAGCTGATGGGCAACACCGTCGTCATCAAGCACGAGGGCGGCATCCTGAGCGTCTACCGCAACCTCGGCGAAGAGTTGACGGCAGACGTGGTCAAAGGTGAGAAGATCAAGGCCGGCACCGTCATCGGCGGCATCGGCAAGAGCGCCCTTGCCGAGTCGGCAGAGGCCCCGCACATCCACTTTGAGATGCTCAAAGACGGCAAATATCTCAACCCTGAGGAATACTTCAAATAA
- a CDS encoding M20 metallopeptidase family protein, with the protein MNRYLEQARALEHELIENRRTLHAYAETGFELPKTLAFVERELKSCGLIPVRVGRAGVSCTIGSGGQTILLRADMDALPMAEQTGLDFAAQNGNCHSCGHDCHTAMLLAAAKLLKRNEANLRGTVKLMFQPAEEQLAGALDMIEAGILENPQVDAAMALHIMSGMPHSHTGAVTYCKGPALYSGDAVRITVSGKDAHGSTPEAGVDAINIAAHIVIALQEILAREIPCTDHAVLIVGKIEGGTTCNTLAGTAVLEASVRAITRESRDFIKRRIQEISQTVAATYRGRAEVEFVYGMPPLVTDVALSEELASYCAEVAGGDMVHEMPTSNGSEDFTAVAERVPSAVFMLGVGSIDEGHTCSMHNPGMLVNESALAEGAALYANCAARYLEAHSR; encoded by the coding sequence ATGAATCGCTATCTGGAACAGGCCCGCGCCCTTGAGCACGAGCTGATCGAAAACCGCCGCACCCTGCACGCCTATGCCGAGACCGGCTTTGAGCTGCCGAAGACCCTCGCGTTTGTCGAGCGCGAACTGAAAAGCTGCGGCCTTATCCCTGTGCGCGTCGGCCGCGCCGGCGTCAGCTGCACCATCGGCTCAGGCGGACAGACCATTCTGCTGCGCGCCGATATGGATGCGCTGCCGATGGCCGAGCAGACCGGGCTCGACTTCGCAGCGCAAAACGGCAACTGCCACTCCTGCGGCCACGACTGCCACACGGCCATGCTGCTTGCGGCGGCAAAACTCCTCAAACGGAACGAGGCGAATCTCAGGGGTACGGTCAAGCTGATGTTTCAGCCCGCCGAGGAGCAGCTCGCCGGCGCGCTCGATATGATCGAGGCCGGTATTCTCGAAAATCCACAAGTCGACGCCGCCATGGCACTCCACATCATGAGCGGCATGCCCCACTCGCACACCGGCGCCGTCACCTATTGCAAGGGACCCGCCCTCTATTCGGGCGACGCGGTACGCATCACCGTCTCCGGCAAGGACGCCCATGGCAGCACGCCCGAGGCCGGTGTGGACGCCATCAACATCGCCGCGCACATCGTCATCGCCCTGCAGGAGATTCTCGCGCGCGAAATTCCCTGCACCGACCACGCCGTGCTCATCGTGGGCAAAATCGAGGGGGGCACAACCTGCAACACCCTCGCGGGCACGGCGGTGCTTGAGGCCTCCGTGCGCGCCATCACTCGCGAGAGCCGCGACTTTATCAAGCGCCGCATACAGGAGATCAGCCAGACAGTAGCCGCAACCTACCGCGGCCGGGCCGAGGTCGAGTTTGTCTACGGCATGCCGCCGCTTGTCACCGACGTCGCCCTCAGCGAAGAACTCGCCTCCTACTGCGCTGAGGTTGCGGGCGGGGACATGGTCCATGAGATGCCCACCTCAAACGGCAGCGAGGACTTCACCGCCGTCGCCGAGCGGGTCCCGTCGGCCGTATTCATGCTCGGGGTGGGCAGCATCGATGAGGGACACACCTGCTCCATGCACAACCCCGGCATGCTGGTCAACGAGAGCGCCCTTGCAGAGGGCGCCGCCCTCTATGCCAACTGCGCCGCCCGCTATCTCGAGGCGCACAGCCGTTAG
- a CDS encoding GntG family PLP-dependent aldolase produces the protein MKYVDLRSDTVTQPTPDMRRAMAEAEVGDDVYLDDPTILELERLAAATLGKEAALFVPTGTMGNQLAIMTHTRRGDEIIAGANSHIVVHEVGAAAILSGVSTRTVSNPNDYIYPHDVRGALRSDDIHEPPTRLLCLENALSNGRVMPIDLMMRLYATAKDAGLMVHLDGARIFNAAASLGVAARDLAACADSVMFCVSKGLCAPVGSLLCGSREFVARARKNRKILGGGMRQAGVLAAAGIIAVERMTKRLHEDHENARYLAKLMAELPYMELDPESVEINMVFFTVTKPGFDSDLFVDFMFQNGVKITGAQSESEAGPVFRFVTNNDVTPYDIDYVARLLHEYLE, from the coding sequence GTGAAATATGTTGATCTTCGCAGCGACACCGTGACCCAGCCAACACCGGATATGCGCCGTGCCATGGCCGAGGCCGAGGTCGGCGACGACGTCTACCTCGACGACCCCACGATATTGGAGCTGGAACGGCTCGCCGCCGCCACCCTCGGCAAGGAAGCGGCGCTCTTTGTCCCCACGGGGACGATGGGAAACCAGCTCGCCATTATGACCCACACCCGCCGGGGCGACGAGATCATCGCCGGGGCGAACAGCCACATTGTGGTGCATGAGGTCGGCGCCGCCGCCATTCTCTCCGGGGTGAGCACGCGCACGGTCTCAAACCCGAACGACTACATCTATCCCCACGACGTGCGCGGCGCCCTGCGCAGCGATGACATCCACGAGCCGCCGACGAGGCTTTTGTGTCTTGAGAATGCCCTGTCGAACGGCCGGGTCATGCCGATTGATCTGATGATGCGCCTGTATGCCACGGCAAAGGACGCGGGCCTCATGGTGCACCTCGACGGCGCGCGCATCTTCAATGCTGCGGCTTCACTCGGCGTGGCGGCGCGCGATCTTGCGGCCTGCGCCGACTCGGTGATGTTCTGCGTGTCTAAGGGGCTCTGCGCGCCGGTCGGCTCACTGCTTTGCGGATCGCGCGAATTTGTCGCCCGCGCGCGCAAAAACCGCAAGATTCTCGGCGGCGGCATGCGGCAGGCAGGCGTGCTTGCCGCGGCGGGCATCATCGCCGTGGAGCGCATGACAAAACGCCTGCACGAGGACCACGAGAACGCCCGGTATCTCGCAAAGCTCATGGCCGAACTGCCCTACATGGAGCTCGACCCGGAGTCGGTCGAAATCAACATGGTCTTTTTCACCGTCACAAAGCCGGGCTTCGACAGCGATCTCTTTGTGGATTTCATGTTCCAAAACGGGGTCAAAATCACGGGTGCCCAGTCTGAGAGCGAGGCGGGGCCGGTCTTTCGCTTTGTGACAAACAACGACGTCACGCCCTACGACATCGACTATGTGGCGAGGTTGCTGCACGAGTATCTGGAATAG
- a CDS encoding citrate/2-methylcitrate synthase: MALKDSKVPPEYLDMLCQEYRENNIILPEHYQNVNVKRGLRNKDGTGVVAGVTLITNVHGYLLNEGDVMPVPGELTYRGINIQDIVDHCLADNRFGYEEVAYLLLVGKLPTAKQLDEFIDILAECRELPKHFTEDVLINSPSPNIMNKLQSSILSLYAFDKRAEELTLANVLRQSIELVARLPIIVTRAYQVKKYYYDKVSMSINYAQRELSTAENFLYALRRDNQFTELESRTLDLALMLHADHGGGNNSTFAARVLTSTGTDTYSAMAAAVGSLKGPLHGGANLKVMEMFHDMKEHVKDVHDDEEIARYLTKILNREAGDGSGLIYGMGHAVYTLSDPRAEILRGGAHDLAVQKGFEDDFTLLNAVERLTPEVFRTVKGSTKPVCANVDLYSGLVYQMLDIPMELFTPIFAIARITGWAANRLEELQTGGRIIRPAYKTVMSNQPYTSLGDRV; the protein is encoded by the coding sequence ATGGCTTTGAAAGACAGCAAGGTACCGCCGGAATATCTTGACATGCTCTGCCAGGAGTACCGGGAGAACAACATCATTCTGCCCGAGCACTACCAAAATGTAAACGTCAAGCGCGGGCTGCGCAACAAGGACGGCACCGGTGTGGTCGCCGGAGTGACGCTCATCACAAACGTGCACGGCTATCTGCTCAATGAGGGCGACGTCATGCCCGTGCCGGGCGAGCTGACCTACCGCGGCATCAACATCCAGGACATTGTCGACCACTGCCTGGCGGACAACCGTTTCGGCTATGAGGAGGTGGCGTATCTGCTGCTCGTCGGCAAGCTGCCGACGGCAAAGCAGCTCGATGAGTTCATCGACATCCTCGCCGAGTGCCGCGAACTGCCCAAACACTTCACAGAGGATGTGCTCATCAACTCCCCGAGCCCAAACATCATGAACAAGCTCCAGAGCTCCATCCTCTCACTCTACGCCTTTGACAAGCGCGCCGAGGAGCTGACGCTCGCCAATGTCCTGCGCCAGTCCATCGAGCTTGTGGCGCGGCTGCCGATCATCGTCACGCGGGCCTACCAGGTCAAAAAGTACTACTATGACAAGGTGAGCATGAGTATCAACTACGCCCAGCGCGAGCTGTCGACAGCGGAGAACTTTCTCTATGCGCTGCGCCGCGACAACCAGTTCACCGAGCTTGAGTCGCGTACGCTGGATCTTGCGCTCATGCTGCACGCGGACCACGGCGGCGGCAACAACTCGACCTTTGCCGCGCGGGTTCTCACTTCGACCGGCACCGATACCTACTCCGCCATGGCGGCGGCGGTCGGCTCGCTCAAGGGCCCGCTGCACGGCGGGGCCAACCTCAAAGTCATGGAGATGTTCCACGACATGAAAGAGCATGTAAAGGACGTGCATGACGACGAGGAGATCGCCCGCTACCTGACGAAAATCCTCAACCGGGAGGCAGGCGACGGAAGCGGCCTGATCTACGGCATGGGCCACGCGGTCTACACGCTCAGCGACCCCCGCGCCGAAATACTGCGCGGCGGCGCGCACGATCTCGCCGTGCAGAAGGGGTTTGAGGACGACTTCACGCTTCTCAATGCCGTCGAGCGGCTGACCCCCGAGGTCTTCCGAACCGTCAAGGGTTCCACAAAGCCGGTCTGCGCCAATGTGGACCTCTACTCGGGTCTCGTCTATCAGATGCTCGACATTCCCATGGAGCTGTTCACGCCGATCTTCGCCATTGCGCGCATCACCGGCTGGGCGGCAAACCGCCTTGAGGAGCTTCAGACCGGCGGTCGTATCATCCGCCCGGCCTATAAGACCGTGATGAGCAACCAGCCCTATACCAGCCTCGGCGACCGCGTCTGA
- a CDS encoding pyridoxamine 5'-phosphate oxidase family protein, with translation MRQQLEQKAAALLESCGEIIVASRSEEGYPRPCVLSKLEAQGLKAIYFSTGNDSKKTAHFRENPRAGLCFYRDHDSVTMVGEIEIVTDPAKKRDLWQDWMIEHFAGGPQDENYCVLCFRPREATIWIEGKFATYRYDQ, from the coding sequence ATGAGACAACAGCTCGAACAGAAAGCCGCGGCACTGCTCGAAAGCTGCGGTGAAATCATCGTGGCATCCAGAAGCGAAGAGGGATATCCCCGTCCCTGTGTTCTCTCCAAGCTCGAGGCGCAGGGGCTGAAAGCCATCTACTTTTCGACTGGCAATGACTCAAAAAAGACCGCCCACTTCAGAGAGAATCCGCGAGCCGGTCTCTGCTTTTACCGCGACCACGACAGTGTAACCATGGTCGGTGAGATTGAAATCGTCACCGATCCCGCGAAAAAGAGAGACCTCTGGCAGGACTGGATGATCGAGCACTTCGCCGGCGGCCCACAGGATGAGAACTACTGTGTGCTGTGCTTCCGACCGAGGGAGGCCACCATCTGGATTGAGGGCAAATTCGCAACCTATCGCTATGACCAATAA